From Campylobacter sp. MIT 12-8780, the proteins below share one genomic window:
- a CDS encoding tyrosine-type recombinase/integrase, whose product MKYPLDCEEDFEHSLLFWLARYVKFKLSSLSNKELKNAQALAMVNFELTKNVHHIEELDALVKKARNAGLTGVNTYFNPLKKLYEQLCFYKLYSMKQIDEELVIEVLASITGALSDASKKNYRIAMMNFFDFLDKQNEEEGKAHIYDISLKNWAGISSFKGKLPEYMSEDEIKKFLDAVENADFKANTTRNKLIIKIIIFTGIRVSEAINLKRKDISEENDLYIIRIRAKGNKYRVVMIKKELIEKLLQDLEINYLSQDALLFSNKKGTALTQAYVSRIVEQILFKAGIRKQKNGAHMLRHTFATLLYKKQKDLVLVQEALGHASLDTSRIYTHFDSDKLKLAAEVAKEVSEKEISQDE is encoded by the coding sequence ATGAAATACCCACTTGACTGCGAAGAGGATTTTGAGCATTCCCTGCTCTTTTGGCTTGCAAGATATGTTAAATTTAAGCTGAGTTCGCTTTCAAATAAAGAACTTAAAAACGCTCAAGCCTTGGCTATGGTAAATTTTGAACTTACAAAAAACGTGCATCATATAGAAGAGCTTGACGCCTTGGTAAAAAAAGCTAGAAATGCCGGATTAACAGGCGTAAATACTTATTTTAACCCTCTTAAAAAGCTTTATGAACAGCTTTGTTTTTATAAGCTTTACTCGATGAAGCAGATTGATGAGGAGCTCGTGATTGAAGTGCTTGCAAGCATTACAGGAGCTTTATCTGATGCGAGCAAGAAAAACTACCGCATTGCGATGATGAATTTTTTTGATTTTTTAGATAAGCAAAATGAAGAAGAAGGCAAGGCTCATATTTATGATATAAGCCTTAAAAACTGGGCTGGCATAAGCAGCTTTAAGGGCAAATTACCCGAATATATGAGCGAAGATGAGATTAAAAAATTTCTTGATGCGGTTGAAAATGCAGACTTTAAAGCCAACACCACGCGAAACAAGCTCATCATTAAAATCATCATCTTTACAGGCATAAGAGTAAGTGAGGCTATCAATCTCAAACGCAAGGATATCAGCGAGGAAAATGACTTATATATCATTCGAATTCGAGCTAAGGGCAACAAATACCGCGTTGTGATGATTAAAAAAGAATTAATTGAAAAGCTTTTGCAAGACTTAGAGATCAATTATCTTAGCCAAGACGCCCTACTTTTTAGCAACAAAAAAGGCACAGCTTTAACTCAAGCTTATGTCAGCCGTATAGTCGAGCAAATCCTTTTTAAAGCTGGCATTCGCAAGCAAAAAAACGGCGCTCACATGCTACGTCATACCTTTGCTACCTTGCTTTATAAAAAACAAAAAGACTTAGTTTTAGTCCAAGAAGCCTTAGGGCATGCTAGTCTTGATACTTCAAGAATTTACACACATTTTGATAGTGACAAGCTCAAGCTTGCTGCTGAAGTGGCTAAAGAAGTTAGCGAAAAAGAAATAAGTCAAGATGAGTAA
- the abc-f gene encoding ribosomal protection-like ABC-F family protein — MALLECIEANKKFGEKIILKAVNFSANKGEKIAIIGKNGCGKSSLLKALYGKLKLDSGRVIKQNDISVAMLAQELDFNSNLSVKEALKEHLAEEFKALKAYESLNERLASEPENKELLKQINSLFDFITSKDAWNLESKMNRALKELDLLRFEHRSLLSLSGGELRRIALCAILLKSPDIMLLDEPSNHLDVYMCAFLENYLKNSKSCVIFISHDRYFIDEVATRCVELEEGELRKFEGNYTYYLAKKAELLASLSKSYETLVKQLKSEEEWLRRGVKARLKRNEGRKERILKMREEAKKNPSQINKLKLELQRAQNNFTQTQSTNRQKMLFELENISKSMGEKLLFKDFSTRILQLERIGIVGKNGCGKSSLLKILLDRLSPDSGKIKRGELKIGYFDQARALLESEKTLQEIFCPNGGDRVEVRGKNMHIYGYLKQFLFPKEFLTQNVAVLSGGEKNRVALALLFTKEYDMLVLDEPTNDLDIATINILEEYLLSFNGAILLVSHDRYFMDKIASKLFVFKPNGSIEIEHKSYTQLLEDEKELKEFEELSQKLSSKEPDEAEYKSKNIKTNKSTKLSYKEQEILKSYPDKITQLETKIKELEHALSKQELYEEQGITSLYEELSTAQSELSSLEEVYFEVLEKSEN; from the coding sequence ATGGCTTTACTTGAGTGTATAGAAGCAAATAAAAAATTTGGTGAAAAAATCATTTTAAAAGCTGTGAATTTTAGTGCAAATAAGGGCGAGAAAATCGCTATCATCGGCAAAAATGGCTGTGGTAAGTCAAGCCTTTTAAAAGCTCTTTATGGCAAGCTTAAACTTGATAGCGGACGCGTGATTAAGCAAAATGATATAAGCGTGGCTATGCTTGCTCAAGAGCTTGATTTTAACTCAAATTTAAGCGTTAAAGAGGCTTTGAAAGAACATTTAGCTGAGGAATTTAAGGCTTTAAAAGCTTATGAAAGCTTAAATGAAAGGCTTGCTAGTGAGCCTGAAAATAAAGAACTTTTAAAGCAGATTAATAGCCTTTTTGATTTTATCACGAGTAAAGATGCTTGGAATTTAGAAAGTAAAATGAATAGAGCCTTAAAAGAGCTTGATTTGCTACGTTTTGAGCATAGAAGTTTGCTTTCTTTAAGTGGGGGCGAGCTAAGGCGAATTGCGCTTTGTGCCATCTTGCTTAAAAGCCCTGACATCATGCTTTTAGATGAGCCAAGCAATCATTTAGATGTGTATATGTGTGCTTTTTTGGAAAATTATCTTAAAAACTCAAAATCCTGTGTAATCTTCATCTCTCATGATCGCTATTTTATCGATGAGGTAGCTACTCGTTGTGTGGAGCTTGAAGAAGGAGAGTTGAGAAAATTTGAGGGAAATTATACTTATTATCTGGCTAAAAAAGCTGAACTTTTAGCGAGTCTTAGTAAAAGCTATGAGACTTTAGTCAAACAGCTTAAAAGCGAGGAGGAATGGCTAAGACGTGGGGTAAAAGCAAGGCTTAAACGCAACGAAGGGCGTAAAGAGCGAATTTTAAAGATGAGAGAAGAGGCAAAGAAAAACCCAAGCCAAATTAACAAACTCAAGCTTGAATTACAAAGAGCACAAAATAACTTCACTCAAACTCAAAGCACTAATCGTCAAAAAATGCTTTTTGAGCTTGAAAATATCAGTAAAAGTATGGGCGAAAAGCTTTTGTTTAAGGACTTTTCAACGCGTATTTTACAACTTGAACGCATAGGCATAGTAGGCAAAAATGGCTGTGGAAAATCTAGTCTTTTAAAGATTTTGCTAGATAGGCTTAGCCCAGATAGCGGTAAGATAAAAAGAGGGGAGCTTAAAATTGGTTATTTTGATCAAGCAAGAGCCTTGCTTGAAAGTGAAAAAACTCTACAAGAAATTTTTTGCCCAAATGGAGGCGATAGGGTGGAAGTTAGGGGTAAAAATATGCATATTTATGGCTATTTGAAGCAATTTTTATTTCCTAAGGAGTTTTTAACTCAAAATGTAGCTGTGCTAAGCGGGGGCGAAAAAAACAGAGTAGCCTTAGCCTTGCTTTTCACCAAAGAATACGATATGCTCGTGCTTGATGAGCCAACAAATGATTTAGACATCGCCACTATTAACATACTTGAGGAGTATTTGCTAAGCTTTAATGGTGCGATTTTACTGGTAAGTCATGATAGATATTTTATGGATAAAATCGCTTCAAAACTCTTTGTCTTTAAGCCAAATGGTAGCATTGAGATCGAACATAAAAGCTATACTCAGCTTTTAGAAGATGAAAAAGAGCTTAAAGAATTTGAAGAACTTAGCCAAAAATTAAGCTCTAAAGAGCCTGATGAAGCTGAATATAAAAGCAAAAATATAAAAACAAATAAAAGCACAAAACTAAGCTACAAAGAACAAGAAATTCTAAAAAGCTACCCAGATAAAATAACTCAGCTTGAAACAAAGATCAAAGAGCTAGAACACGCCCTTTCAAAGCAAGAGCTTTATGAGGAGCAAGGTATAACGAGTTTGTATGAGGAGCTTAGCACTGCTCAAAGCGAGCTTTCTAGCCTTGAAGAAGTATATTTTGAGGTGCTAGAAAAGAGTGAAAACTAG
- a CDS encoding anthranilate synthase component II produces MSKVLFIDNYDSFSYNIIYLLEKFGFEALVIKDDEYKSPKELEGLNFSHIIISPGPNAPKHTNLSTKVIKHFQKNKKILGICLGHQCLAYVSGGKIAKLKEPKHGKTTQIKFKENALFRGLKQNFKVCLYHSLYVKKLPKDYEALAYDTNNVLMALKHKKYDIYGVQFHPEAILSQGAEVILLNFLRLK; encoded by the coding sequence ATGAGTAAAGTTTTATTTATCGATAATTATGATTCATTTTCTTATAATATCATCTATTTGCTTGAAAAATTTGGCTTTGAAGCGCTTGTTATCAAAGATGATGAGTATAAAAGCCCCAAAGAGCTTGAGGGTTTAAATTTCTCTCATATCATCATTTCTCCGGGTCCAAATGCGCCAAAACATACAAATTTAAGCACAAAAGTTATCAAGCATTTTCAAAAAAACAAAAAAATACTTGGCATTTGTCTAGGACATCAATGCCTTGCTTATGTGAGTGGGGGCAAGATCGCCAAACTAAAAGAACCAAAACACGGCAAAACAACGCAGATAAAATTCAAAGAAAATGCCCTATTTCGAGGTTTAAAGCAGAATTTTAAGGTATGCTTATATCATTCTTTATATGTGAAAAAACTTCCTAAAGATTATGAGGCTTTAGCTTATGATACAAACAATGTTCTTATGGCTTTAAAGCACAAAAAGTATGATATTTATGGAGTACAGTTTCACCCAGAAGCGATTTTATCTCAAGGCGCGGAGGTGATTTTGCTGAATTTCTTGCGTTTAAAATAA
- a CDS encoding sulfatase-like hydrolase/transferase, whose amino-acid sequence MFLPLQHKFKFILIVVLFNIPLAFYPLFLYALNLTFNGSSVYFLCAGVAHFYLYFFLINLVLAYPLFLVLKNKMVLAFFITCLINIFAHIILLTDAHIFYLYRFHLSFAMLDLFFNAGGEVISLSTQTVLAIIIKVLVIIFYVVFASLFALYLAQNKSHKRFFVLVLPLMIVLYLSVNFIHALSMAKQDLAIINLANRLPLYKPLTMNSFLRKFGIVAQEGQNEKFKVLESGYFDYPKKPLEYEDASLKYNVLLLLSDSLRADMLNATNMPFTTEFAKNASVYTNHYSSSNSTRGGIFGLFYGLPPSYWQVALTSGKSAALIQAVKDQNYSLGVFTTANLYKPEFHQTIFAAVENLRMGSKGETFLEREENTIEDFHKFIQNHDKNKRFFSFVFLDNIHAYTFPDEFARFKPYSSINHLSLNAQSDASEYFNLYQNAVLYTDANFKRIIEILKENQLYENTIIIISADHGEEFNEDKDNHWGHNSDFKDYQVKIPLIVKWGEQNKSATIHTKTSVYDISTTLMQEVFRVKNNSLDYSIGENLFHLTNRPYVLAGSYTENAVIEDERIVLINALGLLEFKDKKYQDSNNTSKKNLFEIFEIFSRYLKKE is encoded by the coding sequence ATGTTTTTGCCCCTGCAACATAAATTTAAGTTTATCTTGATCGTAGTTTTATTTAATATCCCCCTAGCTTTTTATCCTCTTTTTTTATACGCTTTAAATTTAACTTTTAATGGCTCTAGTGTGTATTTTTTATGTGCTGGGGTGGCTCATTTTTATCTTTATTTTTTCCTTATCAATTTGGTGCTTGCATATCCCTTGTTTTTGGTGCTTAAAAACAAGATGGTTTTAGCGTTTTTTATCACTTGTTTAATCAATATCTTTGCTCATATCATACTTTTAACAGACGCGCATATATTTTATCTTTACCGCTTTCACTTAAGCTTTGCTATGCTTGATTTGTTTTTTAATGCAGGCGGTGAAGTGATTTCTTTAAGCACGCAAACTGTACTTGCTATCATTATAAAGGTGCTTGTGATTATATTTTATGTTGTTTTTGCCAGCCTTTTTGCCCTTTATCTTGCACAAAATAAAAGCCATAAAAGATTTTTTGTGCTTGTTTTGCCTTTGATGATAGTGCTGTATTTAAGCGTGAATTTTATACATGCTTTAAGTATGGCTAAACAAGACTTAGCAATCATCAATCTTGCCAATCGCCTGCCACTTTACAAGCCTTTAACTATGAATTCTTTTTTAAGAAAATTTGGCATTGTCGCTCAAGAGGGACAAAATGAGAAGTTTAAAGTTTTAGAAAGCGGGTATTTTGACTATCCTAAAAAGCCACTTGAGTATGAAGATGCAAGCTTAAAATACAATGTCTTGCTTTTGCTTAGTGATTCTTTAAGGGCAGATATGCTTAATGCCACAAATATGCCTTTTACTACAGAATTTGCCAAAAATGCAAGCGTTTATACTAACCACTATTCAAGTTCAAATTCTACTCGCGGAGGTATATTTGGCTTGTTTTATGGCTTGCCGCCTTCATATTGGCAGGTGGCTTTAACAAGCGGAAAAAGTGCTGCTCTTATCCAAGCGGTCAAAGATCAAAACTATAGTCTAGGCGTCTTTACAACAGCAAATTTATACAAGCCTGAATTTCATCAAACTATCTTTGCAGCCGTTGAAAATCTTCGAATGGGCTCAAAAGGGGAAACTTTTCTTGAAAGAGAGGAAAATACGATAGAAGATTTTCACAAATTCATTCAAAATCATGATAAAAACAAAAGATTTTTTAGCTTTGTATTTTTAGACAATATACACGCTTATACTTTTCCAGATGAATTTGCTCGGTTTAAACCTTATTCAAGTATCAATCATCTTTCTTTAAATGCTCAAAGCGATGCGAGCGAGTATTTTAACCTTTATCAAAACGCTGTGCTTTATACGGATGCAAATTTTAAAAGAATTATTGAAATTTTAAAAGAAAATCAGCTCTATGAAAATACAATCATCATTATAAGCGCAGATCATGGCGAGGAATTTAACGAAGATAAAGACAATCACTGGGGGCATAATAGTGATTTTAAGGATTATCAAGTTAAAATTCCACTCATTGTAAAATGGGGCGAGCAAAACAAAAGCGCCACGATACATACAAAAACAAGTGTATATGATATCAGCACAACCTTAATGCAAGAGGTTTTTAGAGTAAAAAATAATAGCTTGGATTATTCTATAGGTGAAAATCTTTTTCATCTTACAAATCGTCCTTATGTGCTAGCTGGCTCTTATACTGAAAATGCGGTTATAGAAGATGAAAGGATTGTCTTGATCAATGCCTTAGGTTTGCTTGAATTTAAAGATAAAAAATACCAAGATAGCAACAATACAAGCAAGAAAAATTTATTTGAAATTTTTGAAATTTTTTCTCGGTATTTGAAAAAAGAATGA
- a CDS encoding bifunctional anthranilate synthase component I family protein/class IV aminotransferase gives MSKANLKQNFAVFGDHIYQDFAFSFSARNYQETKTFFEKIKQYKQEYFIIICVKYEFYTYLFDTNFTSKKPYIYALCFKKRSIFKLNLNPFMRYYPTLTQKLDKKAYCKAFKKVLKSIKKGQSYQINLTQKLKLRTKIPSFELFKLLTKEQNAEYKAFLQSEFGEILCFSPELFFKIKDQKILTEPMKGTIKRGENEILDKQNKHFLQNDHKNLSENVMIVDLLRNDLSKIADEVKVDKLFAIKTYKSLHQMISQISATLKAETTLFEVFEALFPCGSITGAPKLETMKLINKLERRKRGVYCGAIGLVHKDESVFNVAIRTLERKSLKSDFSFGVGSGVVFDSKAGDEFKELKLKSSFLKPLKQDFCLFETMLFKYGKILFFKEHLKRLFHSALALNFKHKKLLGEFKGILEKQRAYQDFTKLSFESFNELLFSKENDFFDESFVKSELKEAGLRLKLFKNGDFEFEFFKIKPSQSKLLYLSKDTFIKDDLSFHKSSLRDRFSNSASKCEANLCYDEAFCDEKERLLEGSRTNLVLSLNGKLYTPSLKFGLLDGIYRQVLLQTQHIKEKTLFKPELFKADELWAINSLRGAVKLNLKVFDE, from the coding sequence ATGAGTAAGGCTAACTTAAAGCAAAATTTTGCTGTGTTTGGGGATCATATCTATCAAGATTTTGCCTTTTCTTTTTCTGCGAGAAATTATCAAGAAACCAAGACTTTTTTTGAAAAAATAAAACAATATAAGCAAGAGTATTTCATCATAATTTGTGTAAAATATGAGTTTTATACTTATCTTTTTGATACAAATTTTACAAGCAAAAAGCCTTATATATACGCACTTTGCTTTAAAAAACGATCGATTTTTAAGCTAAATTTAAATCCATTTATGCGCTACTACCCTACCCTTACTCAAAAGCTTGATAAAAAAGCTTACTGTAAGGCTTTTAAAAAGGTTTTAAAAAGTATCAAAAAAGGACAAAGCTATCAAATCAATCTCACCCAAAAGCTCAAGCTTCGCACGAAAATTCCAAGCTTTGAGCTTTTTAAGCTTCTTACAAAAGAACAAAATGCCGAATACAAAGCCTTTTTACAAAGTGAATTTGGCGAAATTTTATGCTTTTCTCCAGAGCTTTTTTTCAAGATAAAAGATCAAAAAATTCTTACTGAGCCTATGAAAGGCACGATAAAAAGGGGTGAAAATGAGATTTTAGATAAACAAAATAAGCACTTTTTACAAAATGATCATAAAAATTTAAGTGAAAATGTGATGATTGTGGATTTATTACGCAATGACTTATCAAAAATCGCTGATGAAGTAAAAGTTGATAAGCTTTTTGCGATCAAAACTTACAAAAGCTTGCACCAAATGATCTCGCAGATCAGTGCGACTTTAAAGGCTGAAACAACTTTGTTTGAGGTGTTTGAAGCGCTTTTTCCATGCGGATCTATAACAGGAGCTCCAAAGCTTGAGACGATGAAGCTGATAAACAAACTTGAGCGAAGAAAACGAGGCGTGTATTGTGGGGCTATAGGCTTGGTGCATAAAGATGAGAGTGTGTTTAATGTCGCTATTCGCACACTTGAGCGAAAGAGTTTAAAGTCTGATTTTAGCTTTGGTGTGGGAAGTGGCGTGGTGTTTGATTCAAAAGCTGGGGATGAATTTAAGGAATTAAAGCTAAAGAGTTCCTTCTTAAAGCCTTTGAAGCAGGATTTTTGTCTTTTTGAAACTATGCTTTTTAAATATGGAAAAATTTTGTTTTTTAAAGAGCATTTAAAACGTTTATTTCACTCTGCCCTAGCCTTAAATTTCAAACACAAAAAGCTTTTAGGAGAATTTAAAGGCATTTTAGAAAAGCAGCGGGCTTATCAGGATTTTACTAAGCTAAGTTTTGAAAGCTTTAATGAGCTTTTATTTTCTAAGGAAAATGATTTTTTTGATGAAAGTTTTGTGAAAAGTGAGTTAAAAGAGGCTGGTTTGAGACTCAAGCTTTTTAAGAATGGCGATTTTGAATTTGAGTTTTTTAAGATTAAGCCTTCACAAAGCAAGCTTTTATACTTGTCAAAAGACACGTTTATAAAAGATGATCTAAGCTTTCATAAAAGCTCTTTAAGGGATCGTTTTTCAAATTCAGCGAGTAAATGTGAGGCGAATTTATGCTATGATGAGGCGTTTTGTGATGAGAAAGAAAGACTTTTGGAAGGCTCAAGGACAAATTTAGTGCTTAGTTTAAATGGCAAACTTTATACACCAAGCTTAAAATTTGGTTTGCTTGATGGCATATATAGACAAGTCTTGCTTCAAACTCAGCATATCAAAGAAAAAACACTTTTTAAACCCGAGCTTTTTAAGGCTGATGAGCTTTGGGCTATTAATTCACTTAGAGGAGCTGTAAAGCTGAATTTAAAGGTTTTTGATGAGTAA
- a CDS encoding molybdenum cofactor biosynthesis protein, producing MFFKKKIPPKTSMKKEQISDYMLDDRLYDFTQNIRQIAKDKDKAALLARQFTRLIKADKGL from the coding sequence ATGTTTTTCAAGAAAAAAATACCGCCAAAAACAAGTATGAAAAAAGAGCAAATAAGCGATTATATGCTTGATGATAGGCTGTATGATTTTACACAAAATATAAGGCAAATTGCTAAAGATAAGGACAAGGCCGCCCTACTCGCAAGGCAATTTACAAGACTCATTAAAGCCGATAAAGGTTTATAA